The Amycolatopsis viridis genome window below encodes:
- a CDS encoding DUF2293 domain-containing protein: MAGKLNSRVAAVAASALAQRKYVAPVDVFAGLGWVRAARIEEWRRGRFSPLTAALPVDDARIGEALRCLQAWARENGLTPADTAYTAATRERGDLRFTGDDALDRLCRTHWLAPNLTEEQRARLTERQNKAPDLAVNPADAAWTCAGCGAAGRAGDLLLPEGPLCLACADFDHLVLLPAGNAALSRRAKQESTLCVLVQRFNRRRKRYERQGILVEEAALDRAEQQCLADEDARARRRDRDAQRRAAQDVDFQAAFADTIRRLYPGCPPDRARAIAEHAGTRGSGRVGRSAAGRALGEEAVRLAVIASIRHLDTGYDRLLMDGVPRAEARERIRPALDRILRSWEERAQPCAM; encoded by the coding sequence ATGGCCGGGAAACTGAACAGCCGCGTCGCCGCCGTGGCGGCTTCGGCGCTCGCACAGCGCAAGTACGTTGCTCCGGTCGACGTGTTCGCCGGGCTCGGCTGGGTGCGGGCGGCCCGGATCGAGGAGTGGCGCCGGGGCCGGTTCAGCCCCCTCACCGCGGCGCTCCCCGTCGACGACGCGCGCATCGGCGAGGCTCTCCGCTGCCTCCAGGCGTGGGCGCGCGAGAACGGGCTGACCCCGGCCGACACCGCGTACACCGCGGCCACCCGGGAGCGGGGCGACCTGCGGTTCACCGGTGACGACGCGCTGGACCGGCTCTGCCGCACGCACTGGCTGGCGCCGAACCTCACCGAGGAGCAGCGGGCCCGCCTGACCGAGCGGCAGAACAAGGCACCCGACCTGGCGGTGAACCCGGCCGATGCGGCGTGGACGTGCGCGGGGTGCGGTGCGGCCGGCCGGGCGGGCGACCTCCTGCTTCCCGAGGGCCCGCTCTGCCTCGCCTGCGCCGACTTCGACCACCTGGTCCTGCTGCCCGCCGGGAACGCCGCCCTGTCGCGCCGCGCCAAGCAGGAAAGCACTCTCTGCGTGCTGGTCCAGCGCTTCAACCGGCGGCGCAAACGCTACGAGCGCCAGGGGATCCTCGTCGAGGAAGCCGCCCTCGACCGGGCCGAACAGCAGTGTCTCGCCGACGAGGACGCCCGCGCCCGCCGGCGGGACCGCGACGCGCAGCGGCGCGCCGCCCAGGACGTGGACTTCCAGGCGGCGTTCGCGGACACCATCCGCCGGCTCTACCCGGGCTGCCCGCCGGACCGGGCACGGGCGATCGCCGAGCACGCCGGAACCCGCGGCAGCGGACGGGTGGGACGGTCGGCCGCCGGGCGGGCACTCGGCGAGGAGGCGGTGCGGCTCGCGGTGATCGCCTCGATCCGGCACCTGGACACCGGCTACGACCGGTTGCTCATGGACGGCGTGCCCCGCGCGGAGGCCCGCGAACGCATCCGTCCCGCCCTCGACCGGATCCTCCGGAGCTGGGAAGAGCGCGCTCAGCCTTGCGCGATGTAG
- the galK gene encoding galactokinase, with translation MSSARAAAAAFESVHGRPPAGVWSAPGRVNLIGEHTDYNDGFVLPFALPHRLAAAASPRSDQVLTVASLGSDGQIQHTEPVTIPELRPGSVPGWGAYPAGVAWVLRDHGADRGADVVLAGDVPTGAGLSSSAALECAVALALLGLAGEENPDLDRRSEIARWAQRAENEFVGAPTGVLDQTASLCCIDGHVLFLDVRSGEMEQVPFEAAAAGLRILAIDTRVKHAHSEGGYGERRKGTERAADLLGVKALRDVGPDDLAGALARLPGDLAPLVRHVVTENQRVLDVVALLRDGRIGDIGPLLSASHASMRDDYRISCPELDLAVDVAVESGALGARMTGGGFGGTAIALVPESAVDAVEAAVMAAFDRAGYRAPRAFVAVPSAGARRDEL, from the coding sequence GTGAGCTCCGCCCGCGCGGCCGCGGCGGCGTTCGAGTCCGTGCACGGCCGGCCCCCGGCCGGGGTGTGGTCGGCGCCGGGCCGGGTCAACCTGATCGGCGAGCACACCGACTACAACGACGGTTTCGTGCTGCCGTTCGCGCTGCCGCACCGCCTGGCGGCCGCCGCGTCCCCGCGGTCCGACCAGGTGCTCACCGTCGCATCCCTCGGCTCCGACGGCCAGATCCAGCACACCGAGCCGGTGACGATCCCCGAGCTGCGCCCCGGCAGCGTGCCGGGCTGGGGCGCCTACCCGGCCGGCGTGGCCTGGGTGCTCCGCGACCACGGTGCCGATCGCGGCGCCGACGTGGTGCTGGCCGGTGACGTCCCCACCGGCGCCGGGCTGTCCTCGTCCGCCGCGCTGGAGTGCGCCGTGGCGCTGGCCCTGCTGGGGCTGGCCGGCGAGGAGAACCCGGACCTGGACCGCCGCTCCGAGATCGCCCGCTGGGCTCAGCGCGCCGAGAACGAGTTCGTCGGCGCCCCCACCGGCGTGCTCGACCAGACGGCCTCACTGTGCTGCATCGACGGTCACGTCCTGTTCCTCGACGTCCGGTCCGGCGAGATGGAGCAGGTCCCCTTCGAGGCCGCCGCCGCGGGCCTGCGCATCCTGGCCATCGACACGCGCGTCAAGCACGCCCACAGCGAAGGCGGCTACGGCGAGCGCCGCAAGGGCACCGAGCGCGCCGCGGACCTGCTCGGCGTGAAGGCGCTGCGGGACGTCGGGCCGGACGACCTGGCCGGCGCGCTCGCCCGGCTGCCCGGTGACCTGGCCCCCCTCGTCCGCCATGTCGTCACCGAGAACCAGCGCGTGCTCGACGTCGTCGCCCTGCTCCGCGACGGCCGGATCGGCGACATCGGCCCCCTGCTGTCCGCCTCGCACGCGAGCATGCGCGACGACTACCGCATCTCCTGCCCCGAGCTGGACCTCGCGGTGGATGTGGCCGTCGAGTCCGGCGCCCTCGGCGCACGGATGACCGGCGGCGGGTTCGGCGGCACCGCGATCGCACTCGTTCCGGAGTCCGCTGTGGACGCGGTCGAGGCGGCGGTCATGGCGGCGTTCGACCGCGCAGGCTACCGCGCTCCGCGCGCCTTCGTGGCGGTCCCCTCCGCCGGGGCCCGGCGCGACGAGCTGTAA
- a CDS encoding DUF4192 domain-containing protein, whose amino-acid sequence MTSTTTTGTDGRIIVRISDPGELVAAVPHLLSFRPGPSVILLNHSRGRERRIIPVIRADLPGEPHERDVVRELVDRLLRHPGAGVTVVIVGSRLGHRARPGELPHRSLTQRLITALDEAGRPVDHALWVPEIRGGAPWTCYHDDCGAGVLPDDRETVMAATMATRGWVTHDSREELVRQLDPDDPAALDRRQRLLDDAVEALAGTGRSAEEERAGRLAVVRAALGRAVRGDFDLSDDDVVLLAMALSDLKVRDRCLTTAEPPGEPAAIAAERLWLELVRRTPPPERAEAAVLLGYAAYRRGDCVLAGLAFGNALAAHPGHRLAELLQICLHRQLPPDALGRLSRAQEGNLMPTDP is encoded by the coding sequence ATGACTTCCACGACCACCACCGGCACGGACGGCCGCATCATCGTCCGCATCTCCGACCCGGGCGAGCTCGTCGCGGCCGTGCCGCACCTGCTGTCGTTCCGGCCCGGTCCCTCCGTGATCCTCCTCAACCACAGCCGCGGCCGGGAACGCCGGATCATCCCGGTGATCCGCGCCGACCTGCCCGGCGAGCCGCACGAGCGCGACGTGGTTCGCGAGCTCGTCGACAGGCTGCTCCGGCATCCCGGGGCGGGGGTGACCGTCGTGATCGTCGGCTCGCGCCTGGGGCACCGGGCACGGCCCGGCGAGTTGCCGCACCGGAGCTTGACCCAGCGGCTGATCACCGCACTCGACGAGGCCGGCCGGCCGGTCGACCACGCGTTGTGGGTGCCGGAGATCCGCGGCGGGGCGCCCTGGACGTGCTACCACGACGACTGCGGTGCGGGTGTGCTGCCGGACGATCGCGAGACCGTCATGGCGGCAACGATGGCGACGCGCGGCTGGGTGACCCACGACAGCCGGGAGGAGCTGGTGCGGCAGCTCGATCCGGACGACCCGGCCGCGCTCGACCGGAGACAACGGCTGCTGGACGACGCGGTGGAGGCGCTGGCCGGTACGGGCCGATCCGCCGAGGAGGAGCGTGCCGGGCGCCTCGCCGTGGTGCGCGCTGCCCTCGGGCGGGCCGTCCGGGGAGACTTCGACCTGAGCGACGACGACGTGGTGTTGCTGGCGATGGCTCTGTCGGACCTGAAGGTGCGCGACCGGTGCCTCACCACGGCCGAGCCGCCGGGCGAGCCAGCGGCGATCGCCGCCGAGCGACTGTGGCTGGAACTGGTGCGCCGCACGCCGCCCCCGGAACGCGCGGAGGCGGCCGTCCTGCTCGGCTACGCCGCCTACCGCCGCGGCGACTGCGTCCTGGCGGGCCTGGCGTTCGGCAACGCCCTCGCCGCCCACCCGGGCCACCGGCTCGCGGAGCTGCTCCAGATCTGCCTGCACCGCCAGCTGCCGCCGGACGCGCTCGGCAGACTGAGCCGCGCCCAGGAAGGCAACCTCATGCCGACGGACCCGTAG
- a CDS encoding acetoin utilization protein AcuC, with the protein MQPAVVWDPALLGYDLGGDHPFNPVRLDLTVRLATELGVLDGVELLVPEPATDTELYRIHSEEYLAAVKLAPAVGWEVGHGLGTADNPVFSDMHDASALVVGSTLLGARKIADGAARRAVNIAGGLHHAMRDNAAGFCVYNDCAVAISWLLDHGFDRIAYIDTDVHHGDGVQAAFYDDPRVLTVSLHQHPFTLWPGTGYSGETGSGEAEGTAVNVPLPPGTRDAGWLRAFHAVVPSLLAVFRPQILVTQCGVDSHEEDPLADLALSVDGHRTIYATLRDLAERHTDGRWLAVGGGGYQLIRVVPRSWTHLMATVLDRDVKPETPLPPNWVGTVLRAAPSAELPPEMTDGRDTTFRPWGDGVDDPVDVAIRDTRRAVFPLHGLDPDDPRD; encoded by the coding sequence ATGCAGCCCGCCGTCGTCTGGGATCCCGCACTGCTTGGTTACGACCTCGGCGGTGACCACCCGTTCAACCCGGTGCGGCTCGACCTGACCGTGCGGCTCGCCACCGAGCTGGGTGTTCTCGACGGTGTGGAGCTGCTCGTGCCCGAGCCCGCCACCGACACCGAGCTGTACCGCATCCACTCCGAGGAATACCTGGCGGCGGTCAAGCTCGCCCCGGCCGTGGGCTGGGAGGTCGGCCACGGCCTCGGCACCGCCGACAACCCGGTGTTCAGCGACATGCACGACGCCTCCGCGCTGGTGGTGGGCTCGACGCTGCTGGGTGCCCGCAAGATCGCCGACGGCGCGGCGCGCCGCGCCGTGAACATCGCGGGCGGACTCCACCACGCGATGCGCGACAACGCGGCCGGGTTCTGCGTCTACAACGACTGCGCGGTCGCCATCTCGTGGCTGCTCGACCACGGCTTCGACCGCATCGCCTACATCGACACCGACGTCCACCACGGCGACGGTGTGCAGGCCGCGTTCTACGACGATCCCCGCGTGCTGACCGTGTCGCTGCACCAGCACCCGTTCACCCTGTGGCCGGGCACCGGGTACAGCGGCGAGACCGGTTCTGGCGAGGCCGAGGGCACGGCGGTGAACGTCCCGCTGCCGCCCGGCACCCGCGACGCGGGCTGGCTGCGGGCCTTCCACGCAGTCGTGCCGTCGCTGCTGGCGGTGTTCCGCCCGCAGATCCTGGTCACGCAGTGCGGCGTGGATTCGCACGAGGAGGACCCGCTGGCCGACCTGGCGTTGTCGGTCGACGGGCACCGCACGATTTACGCCACTCTGCGTGACCTCGCCGAGCGGCACACCGACGGCCGCTGGCTCGCCGTGGGCGGCGGCGGATACCAGTTGATCCGGGTCGTGCCGCGCTCGTGGACCCACCTGATGGCCACGGTGCTCGACCGCGACGTGAAGCCGGAGACGCCACTGCCGCCGAATTGGGTCGGCACGGTCCTGCGGGCCGCGCCGAGCGCCGAGCTGCCCCCGGAGATGACCGACGGTCGCGACACGACGTTCCGGCCCTGGGGCGACGGGGTGGACGACCCCGTCGACGTCGCGATCCGGGACACCCGGCGAGCGGTGTTCCCGCTGCACGGCCTGGACCCGGACGATCCGAGGGACTGA
- a CDS encoding bifunctional acetate--CoA ligase family protein/GNAT family N-acetyltransferase has translation MLLSDGGTVHLRPIVPSDADALVAFHGKLSERTRYLRYFGAYPRIPQRDLERFSVVDHHDRVAFVVLLGDDIIAVGRYERLGDRPSAEVAFVVDDAHQGRGIGSILLEHLAAAASESGLRRFVAEVLAENASMVRVFRDAGYQVSRAIEEGVLHLEFDIDPTEESLAVARAREQAAEARSVYNLLHPGSVAVIGASADSTKVGYSVLSNLLAADFAGTVYPVNPEHRSVRGVRAYPSVVDIPDPVDLAVVAVPADQVESVLDGALAKGVKTLLIVTAGFGEAGPHGLHAELRLVGEARAHGMRVVGPNALGVLNTDPAVRLNATLAPRLPKRGRAGFFCQSGALGTAILADAEARGLGLSTFVSAGNRADVSGNDLLQYWETDPNTDLVLLYLESFGNPRKFARLARRLGRSKPIVAVKSGRHAVRPQLAATSAEVDESSVQALFEQAGVVRVETLAQLFDTALVFAHQPLPAGPRIGIVGNSSAIGLLAADTARAQGLRLAFDPVDVGPQAGPEDFAAAVREALNNPETDALVAVFVPPVSIPGSTYARALREAAQELDQGKPIVSTFLAAEGVPAELAVPGPDGAPGPGSIPSFPSPERAVNALAKVVRYAAWRQRPQGTLIRPDGIHLEQAEQVVRDILAGGDKNVVLEDHDIVRLLGCYGIDVVPFRMVSSADAAVEAAGELGYPVTVKAVDERLRGRPDLAGVRLDLASPDAVRRGYADLSEVSGERDVYVQKMAPKGISCLIGLQDDPSFGSLVSFGLSGLVSTLLGDRAYRAVPLTDVDAATLVREPKSAPLLTGYRGDEPADLAALQDMVLRVAALAEDHPEVRALTLDPVVASPEGGFVANARVVLGPPPARPDTGPRRLRPIDARF, from the coding sequence GTGCTGCTCAGTGACGGCGGCACCGTCCACCTGCGCCCCATCGTGCCGAGCGACGCGGACGCCCTGGTGGCCTTCCACGGCAAGCTGTCCGAGCGCACCCGGTACCTGCGTTACTTCGGCGCCTACCCGCGCATCCCGCAGCGGGATCTGGAGCGGTTCTCCGTGGTGGACCACCACGACCGCGTGGCGTTCGTCGTCCTGCTCGGGGACGACATCATCGCCGTGGGGCGGTACGAGCGGCTCGGTGACCGGCCGTCGGCCGAGGTGGCGTTCGTCGTCGACGACGCGCACCAGGGGCGCGGCATCGGGTCGATCCTGCTGGAACACCTGGCCGCCGCGGCGTCGGAGAGCGGTCTGCGGCGGTTCGTCGCCGAGGTGCTCGCCGAGAACGCTTCGATGGTGCGGGTGTTCCGCGACGCCGGTTACCAGGTCAGCCGCGCCATCGAGGAGGGCGTGCTGCACCTGGAGTTCGACATCGATCCTACCGAGGAGTCCCTCGCCGTCGCCCGTGCGCGCGAGCAGGCCGCCGAGGCCCGCAGCGTCTACAACCTCCTCCACCCCGGCTCGGTCGCCGTGATCGGTGCCTCCGCCGATTCCACGAAGGTCGGCTACTCGGTGCTGTCCAACCTGCTCGCCGCCGACTTCGCCGGCACCGTCTACCCCGTCAACCCCGAACACCGCTCGGTGCGCGGGGTGCGCGCGTATCCGTCCGTGGTGGACATCCCGGACCCGGTGGACCTGGCGGTGGTCGCGGTCCCGGCCGACCAGGTCGAGTCCGTTTTGGACGGTGCGCTGGCCAAGGGGGTCAAGACCCTGCTCATCGTCACCGCGGGGTTCGGTGAGGCCGGCCCGCACGGCCTGCACGCCGAGCTGCGGCTGGTCGGCGAGGCGCGGGCGCACGGCATGCGGGTGGTCGGCCCGAACGCGCTCGGCGTCCTCAACACCGACCCGGCGGTGCGGCTCAACGCGACGCTCGCGCCCCGGCTGCCCAAACGCGGCCGCGCGGGATTCTTCTGCCAGTCCGGCGCCCTGGGTACCGCGATCCTCGCCGACGCCGAGGCGCGCGGGCTCGGCCTGTCCACGTTCGTCTCGGCCGGCAACCGCGCCGACGTCTCCGGCAACGACCTGCTCCAGTACTGGGAGACCGACCCGAACACCGATCTCGTGCTGCTCTACCTCGAGTCGTTCGGCAACCCGCGCAAGTTCGCCCGGCTCGCGCGGCGGCTGGGCCGCAGCAAACCGATCGTCGCGGTGAAGTCCGGGCGGCACGCCGTCCGGCCGCAACTGGCCGCGACCTCGGCGGAGGTCGACGAGTCGAGCGTGCAGGCGCTGTTCGAGCAGGCCGGAGTGGTGCGGGTGGAGACGCTGGCGCAGCTGTTCGACACCGCGCTGGTGTTCGCGCACCAGCCGTTGCCCGCCGGCCCGCGGATCGGGATCGTGGGCAACTCCAGCGCGATCGGGCTGCTCGCCGCCGACACGGCCCGCGCGCAGGGGCTGCGCCTCGCGTTCGACCCGGTCGACGTCGGACCGCAGGCCGGCCCGGAGGACTTCGCCGCCGCGGTGCGGGAGGCGCTCAACAACCCGGAGACCGACGCGCTGGTGGCGGTGTTCGTGCCGCCGGTGTCGATCCCGGGCAGCACCTACGCGCGCGCCTTGCGCGAGGCGGCGCAGGAGCTGGACCAGGGCAAACCGATCGTTTCGACGTTCCTGGCGGCGGAGGGGGTGCCCGCCGAGCTGGCCGTCCCCGGTCCCGACGGCGCCCCCGGTCCCGGGTCGATCCCGTCGTTCCCCAGCCCGGAACGGGCGGTGAACGCGCTGGCGAAGGTCGTGCGGTACGCGGCGTGGCGGCAGCGGCCGCAGGGCACCCTGATCCGCCCGGACGGGATCCACCTGGAGCAGGCCGAGCAGGTGGTGCGGGACATCCTGGCCGGCGGGGACAAGAACGTCGTGCTCGAGGACCACGACATCGTGCGGCTGCTCGGGTGCTACGGCATCGACGTGGTGCCCTTCCGGATGGTGTCCAGTGCGGACGCCGCCGTCGAGGCGGCCGGGGAACTCGGCTACCCGGTGACGGTCAAGGCCGTGGACGAACGGTTGCGCGGCAGGCCGGATCTCGCGGGGGTGCGACTGGACCTGGCGTCGCCGGACGCGGTGCGGCGCGGGTACGCGGACCTGAGCGAGGTGTCCGGCGAGCGGGACGTCTACGTGCAGAAGATGGCGCCGAAGGGCATCTCCTGCCTGATCGGGCTGCAGGACGACCCGTCGTTCGGCAGCCTGGTGTCGTTCGGGCTATCCGGGCTGGTGAGCACGCTGCTGGGGGACCGGGCCTACCGGGCGGTGCCGCTCACCGACGTGGATGCCGCGACACTCGTCCGCGAGCCGAAGAGCGCCCCGCTGCTGACCGGTTACCGCGGTGACGAACCGGCGGACCTGGCGGCGCTGCAGGACATGGTGCTGCGGGTGGCGGCGCTGGCCGAGGACCACCCCGAGGTGCGGGCGCTGACGCTGGACCCGGTGGTCGCCTCCCCGGAAGGCGGGTTCGTCGCCAACGCGCGTGTCGTGCTGGGCCCGCCGCCCGCCCGCCCGGACACCGGGCCGCGGCGGCTGCGACCGATCGATGCACGGTTCTGA
- the pdxR gene encoding MocR-like pyridoxine biosynthesis transcription factor PdxR — protein MDIQIELGPGRGRRDAIYRQIRDAILDGRLRAGDTLPPTRELAQRLAVSRTTVSAAYDRLIAEGFLESRVGSGTFVGAGARRDVRPAGGAPASLTPVAVWHDVPGPPHRFCEQPEFDFRTGAPDVSLFPFDTWRRLVTQQLRRSRRDVLTYGDPEGHPALREAIARHIGVSRAVRVTPDDVLVTNGSQQALDLAARVLIEPGARVAVEDPGYPPPRQLFTTLGARPVGVPVDEEGIVVDHIPADCRLVYVTPSHQYPLGVPMSMARRVALIEWARRHDAAILEDDYDTEFRYTGRPLEPLRNLDPSGRVLYIGSFSKVLLPGLRLGFLVAPPGLRPALAKAKYLTDWHSASVTQAALAEFMDTGEFARHLRRTRREYAARWEVVCRVVERDFPWLRLIPSSAGLHVSALSSKPVRPVVRAARQAGVRISTLGDFTTVPDALDGLVFGFGAIPRERIEPGLRAFAESDRALT, from the coding sequence ATGGACATCCAGATCGAGCTGGGACCCGGCCGGGGCCGGCGGGATGCCATCTACCGCCAGATCCGCGACGCGATCCTCGACGGGCGGCTGCGCGCCGGGGACACGCTCCCGCCGACCCGTGAGCTCGCTCAGCGCCTCGCGGTCTCGCGCACCACGGTCAGCGCCGCCTACGACCGGCTGATCGCGGAAGGGTTCCTGGAGTCCCGGGTGGGATCGGGCACCTTCGTCGGCGCGGGCGCGCGGCGCGACGTGCGCCCGGCGGGCGGTGCCCCGGCGTCCCTGACCCCGGTCGCGGTGTGGCACGACGTGCCCGGGCCGCCGCACCGGTTCTGCGAACAGCCGGAGTTCGACTTCCGCACCGGCGCCCCCGACGTGTCCTTGTTCCCGTTCGACACCTGGCGCCGGCTGGTGACCCAGCAGTTGCGCCGGTCGCGCCGCGACGTGCTGACCTACGGTGATCCGGAGGGGCATCCCGCGCTGCGGGAGGCGATCGCCCGGCACATCGGCGTGTCCCGGGCGGTGCGGGTCACCCCCGACGACGTCCTGGTGACCAACGGCTCGCAGCAGGCGCTGGACCTCGCCGCGCGCGTGCTGATCGAGCCCGGCGCGCGGGTCGCGGTCGAGGACCCCGGCTACCCACCCCCGCGGCAGCTGTTCACCACCCTCGGCGCCCGGCCGGTCGGCGTGCCGGTCGACGAGGAGGGCATCGTGGTCGACCACATCCCGGCCGACTGCCGGCTGGTGTACGTGACACCGTCGCACCAGTACCCGCTCGGCGTGCCGATGTCGATGGCGCGGCGCGTGGCACTGATCGAGTGGGCGCGCCGGCACGACGCCGCGATCCTGGAGGACGATTACGACACCGAGTTCCGCTACACCGGCCGGCCGCTGGAGCCGTTGCGCAACCTCGATCCCAGTGGACGCGTGCTCTACATCGGATCGTTCTCGAAGGTCCTGCTGCCCGGCTTGCGCCTGGGTTTCCTCGTCGCCCCGCCGGGGCTGCGTCCCGCGCTGGCCAAGGCGAAGTACCTGACCGACTGGCACTCCGCGAGCGTCACGCAGGCGGCGCTGGCGGAGTTCATGGACACCGGTGAGTTCGCGCGGCACCTCCGCCGCACCCGGCGCGAGTACGCCGCCCGGTGGGAGGTGGTGTGCCGGGTCGTCGAGCGGGACTTCCCGTGGCTGCGGCTGATCCCGTCGTCGGCCGGCCTCCACGTGAGTGCTCTCAGCTCCAAACCGGTGCGCCCGGTGGTGCGAGCCGCGCGGCAAGCCGGGGTGCGGATTTCCACGCTGGGCGACTTCACGACCGTGCCGGACGCCCTGGACGGGCTGGTGTTCGGCTTCGGCGCCATCCCACGGGAGCGGATCGAGCCCGGATTGCGGGCTTTCGCGGAGAGCGACCGGGCTCTAACCTGA
- the galE gene encoding UDP-glucose 4-epimerase GalE, protein MASDSSRLKLIVTGGAGYVGSVCTARLLEAGHEVVVVDDLSTGHADAVPDGARFVEGDAADATASLLGEGFDGVLHFAAKSLVGESMQDPAKYWHGNVITSIRLLDAMRAHGTPRLVFSSTAATYGEPERSPIPESAPTMPTNTYGASKLAIDHAITSYARAHGLAAVSLRYFNVAGAYGRYGERHTTETHLIPLVLQVATGQRPQVGIFGEDYPTEDGTAVRDYIHVADLADAHLLALTHARAGEHRIYNLGNGTGFSVRQVIEACRAVTGHPIPAEVAPRRAGDPAILVAASDRAREELGWKPERADLHDIVSDAWRFTQERRGLAG, encoded by the coding sequence ATGGCTTCCGACTCCTCGCGCCTCAAGCTGATCGTCACGGGCGGTGCCGGTTACGTCGGCAGCGTCTGCACCGCCCGTCTGCTGGAAGCGGGGCACGAGGTCGTGGTGGTGGACGACCTGTCCACCGGCCACGCCGACGCCGTCCCCGACGGTGCGCGCTTCGTCGAGGGCGACGCGGCCGACGCGACCGCGTCCCTGCTGGGCGAGGGCTTCGACGGCGTGCTGCACTTCGCGGCGAAGTCTCTCGTCGGCGAGTCGATGCAGGACCCGGCCAAGTACTGGCACGGGAACGTGATCACCTCCATCCGGTTGCTCGATGCGATGCGCGCGCACGGCACGCCCCGCCTGGTGTTCTCCTCGACCGCCGCGACCTACGGCGAGCCGGAGCGCAGCCCGATCCCGGAGTCCGCGCCGACGATGCCGACCAACACCTACGGTGCGTCCAAGCTCGCGATCGACCACGCGATCACCAGCTACGCGCGGGCACACGGGCTGGCGGCCGTGAGCCTGCGGTACTTCAACGTGGCCGGCGCCTACGGCCGCTACGGGGAGCGGCACACCACCGAAACCCATCTCATCCCGCTGGTGTTGCAGGTCGCCACCGGGCAGCGCCCGCAGGTCGGCATCTTCGGCGAGGACTACCCCACCGAGGACGGTACGGCCGTCCGGGACTACATCCACGTCGCCGACCTCGCCGACGCCCACCTGCTGGCCCTGACCCACGCCCGGGCGGGCGAGCACCGCATCTACAACCTGGGCAACGGCACCGGGTTCTCGGTGCGTCAGGTCATCGAAGCGTGCCGGGCCGTCACCGGTCACCCCATCCCCGCCGAGGTGGCGCCCCGCCGCGCCGGCGACCCCGCGATCCTCGTGGCCGCCAGCGACCGGGCCCGCGAGGAGCTCGGGTGGAAGCCCGAGCGCGCCGACCTGCACGACATCGTCAGCGACGCGTGGCGCTTCACCCAGGAGCGGCGGGGCCTCGCGGGCTGA
- a CDS encoding CBS domain-containing protein — translation MRIADVLRSKGDWVATVRPESSITDLLAGLSEHNVGAMVVVGDDGIAGIVSERDVVRKLHERGPALLERPVSEIMTTLVATCTPRDSVDDLSVLMTTRRVRHVPVIEDGRLAGIVSIGDVVKTRMEQLEATQQQLAAYIAQG, via the coding sequence ATGCGGATCGCCGACGTACTGCGGAGCAAGGGGGACTGGGTCGCCACGGTACGGCCCGAGTCGTCCATCACCGATCTGCTCGCCGGCCTGTCCGAGCACAACGTGGGCGCGATGGTCGTGGTGGGCGACGACGGCATCGCCGGCATCGTGTCGGAACGGGACGTGGTGCGGAAGCTGCACGAACGCGGCCCGGCCCTGCTGGAGCGGCCGGTGTCGGAGATCATGACGACGCTCGTCGCCACCTGCACCCCGCGCGATTCGGTGGACGACCTCAGCGTGCTGATGACGACGCGGCGAGTGCGGCACGTGCCGGTCATCGAGGACGGCAGGCTCGCCGGAATCGTCAGCATCGGCGATGTGGTCAAGACCCGGATGGAACAGCTCGAGGCGACGCAGCAGCAGCTCGCCGCCTACATCGCGCAAGGCTGA
- a CDS encoding metal-dependent transcriptional regulator has translation MNDLIDTTEMYLKTIFELEEEGVVPLRARIAERLQQSGPTVSQTVARMERDGLVRVADDRHLQLTEHGRELAIAVMRKHRLAERLLLDVIGLEWEHVHTEACHWEHVMSEAVERKLVRLLDHPTTSPYGNPIPGLDKLGEGGLPAPPAEADLVRLDDFARSGGGKAEIRRLAEHIQLDEKLMVDLKNAGVAPGSVVSVRRADGGGTAEVTGELGAVQVPMSVLHAVLAQAK, from the coding sequence GTGAACGATCTCATCGACACCACTGAGATGTACTTGAAGACCATCTTCGAGCTCGAAGAGGAAGGTGTCGTACCGCTGCGCGCCCGCATCGCCGAGCGGCTGCAGCAAAGCGGTCCGACGGTCAGCCAGACCGTGGCCCGCATGGAACGCGACGGGCTGGTGCGCGTGGCCGACGACCGCCACCTCCAGCTGACCGAGCACGGGCGGGAGCTGGCCATCGCCGTCATGCGCAAGCACCGCCTCGCGGAGCGGCTGCTGCTGGACGTGATCGGCCTGGAGTGGGAGCACGTGCACACCGAGGCGTGCCACTGGGAGCACGTGATGAGCGAGGCGGTGGAGCGCAAGCTCGTCCGGCTGCTGGACCACCCGACCACCTCGCCCTACGGCAACCCCATCCCGGGGCTCGACAAGCTCGGCGAGGGCGGGCTGCCCGCACCGCCCGCCGAAGCGGACCTCGTGCGGCTGGACGACTTCGCGCGTTCCGGCGGCGGCAAGGCGGAGATCCGCCGGCTGGCTGAGCACATCCAGCTCGACGAGAAGCTGATGGTGGACCTGAAGAACGCGGGCGTCGCCCCGGGCAGCGTCGTGTCCGTCCGCCGCGCGGACGGCGGCGGCACCGCTGAGGTCACCGGTGAGCTCGGTGCGGTCCAGGTGCCGATGTCGGTGCTCCACGCCGTCCTGGCCCAGGCCAAGTGA